The following coding sequences lie in one Plasmodium cynomolgi strain B DNA, scaffold: 0824, whole genome shotgun sequence genomic window:
- a CDS encoding hypothetical protein (putative), whose product MNFCLGKIYYMDLHKYYKIHNLYSNYNNCMFDISKDHDRITCSSAKSCAESYNYIKFEYIKQDDTKFCNILNELKDILDANILQLTSNCTSSFSDLLSYPHHCNELLKKKEQGNSFMKHPNTELELQGALVSEQGVRVSAVGEPVGGTDTEEKAIPVGTIIGTSLGFFIPLAMLYKEKLYNTLSYDVIKKIKNNIFKYKYLSNC is encoded by the exons ATGAATTTCTGTTtagggaaaatatattacatggATCTCcacaaatattataaaattcataATCTATATAGTAATTACAATAATTGTATGTTTGATATTTCTAAAGATCATGATAGAATAACATGTTCTAGTGCTAAATCCTGCGCTGAgtcatataattatataaagtttgaatatataaaacaagATGATACTAAATTTtgcaatatattaaatgaactTAAGGATATTCTTGATGCGAATATACTACAACTAACAAGTAATTGTACATCGAGTTTTTCGGATTTACTTTCATACCCTCATCATTGCAATGAACTACtcaagaaaaaagaacaggGTAATTCATTTATGAAACACCCCAATACTGAATTAGAATTACAAGGAGCACTAGTATCAGAACAGGGAGTAAGAGTATCTGCAGTAGGAGAACCAGTAGGAGGAACGGACACGGAAGAAAAAGCCATCCCCGTAGGAACGATTATAGGTACATCATTAGGATTCTTTATACCTCTAGCAATGCTATATAAG gaaaaattatataatacattatCATAtgatgttataaaaaaaataaagaacaatattttcaaatataaatatttatccaattgttag